A part of Cystobacter ferrugineus genomic DNA contains:
- a CDS encoding serine/threonine protein kinase translates to MSIESYGKYQLLKRIATGGMAQIYLARERGQNRLLVIKRILPHLADNEEFVQMFLDEARIAARLDHPHIVQIYDLGSQDDSFFIAMEYIHGEDLRRVWKRSERTGQLIPVPFVCRALSEACAGLDHAHKKVDANGKPLNIVHRDISPQNILLTFEGRTKVVDFGIAKAADQATETRSGVLKGKYSYMSPEQAAGEKVDRRSDIFALGVVLYELLTGVRLFKRSNDVITLQAVIECKVLPPSQANPRVPKDLDPIVMKALAREPGDRYSEAQQLQQALEKWLDVYPQPSSTAHVAAYMKDLYATRLAEEARLGDVLVEEAEAHSPSGAPKSPDRTGRSSIETMAAPRPDPASVPPRPPRASLSNPRVEVERKRTVDLRRSPGEPTLEESEAEALSETAIRAPGKHAPAESRSSRRAVLGIVGVGVLVGLLLGGVWALRSGPVPPPAAPSAPVAVEARPTEPAPAPPTPAESAPTEPASAEAPPAKPALVQVTLKATPEQAALTVDGTPYEKSPVVVSATPGQELVVLARAPRYQELTRKVTVGQGPSQEESLRLEPLPEPRKSESRKPEPRVSSQVDRTPAPVGKGLVRFVVMPLGSWAEVKCGGRNLGTAPGVGDISLEAGVYECRFSNPDLKESRTQRVEVKPDRHTTVVVKF, encoded by the coding sequence GTGTCAATCGAGAGCTACGGCAAATACCAGCTCCTCAAACGGATCGCCACGGGCGGCATGGCGCAGATCTACCTCGCGCGTGAGCGGGGACAGAATCGGCTGCTGGTCATCAAGCGCATCCTCCCGCACCTGGCGGACAATGAGGAATTCGTCCAGATGTTCCTGGACGAGGCGCGCATCGCGGCCCGGCTGGATCACCCCCACATCGTGCAGATCTACGATCTGGGCTCCCAGGACGACAGCTTCTTCATCGCCATGGAGTACATCCATGGAGAGGATCTGCGCCGGGTGTGGAAGCGCTCCGAGCGCACCGGGCAGCTCATCCCGGTGCCCTTCGTGTGCCGGGCGCTCAGCGAGGCGTGCGCGGGCCTGGACCATGCGCACAAGAAGGTGGACGCGAACGGCAAGCCGCTCAACATCGTCCATCGGGACATCTCCCCGCAGAACATCCTGCTGACGTTCGAGGGGCGCACGAAGGTGGTGGACTTCGGGATCGCCAAGGCGGCGGACCAGGCCACCGAGACGCGCTCGGGCGTGCTCAAGGGCAAGTACTCGTACATGTCGCCCGAGCAGGCCGCGGGCGAGAAGGTGGACCGCCGCAGCGACATCTTCGCCCTGGGCGTGGTGCTCTACGAGCTGCTCACCGGGGTGCGGCTGTTCAAGCGCTCCAACGACGTCATCACGCTGCAGGCGGTGATCGAGTGCAAGGTCCTCCCGCCCTCGCAGGCCAACCCCCGCGTGCCGAAGGACCTGGATCCCATCGTCATGAAGGCCCTGGCGCGCGAGCCGGGCGATCGGTACTCGGAGGCGCAGCAACTGCAGCAGGCCCTGGAGAAGTGGCTCGACGTCTATCCGCAGCCTTCGTCCACGGCGCACGTGGCGGCCTACATGAAGGATCTCTACGCCACGCGCCTGGCCGAGGAAGCGCGGCTGGGAGACGTGCTCGTGGAGGAGGCCGAGGCGCACTCGCCCTCGGGCGCGCCGAAGTCACCGGATCGGACCGGGAGATCCTCCATCGAGACGATGGCCGCGCCGCGTCCGGACCCGGCCAGCGTGCCGCCGCGCCCGCCGCGTGCCTCCCTGAGCAACCCGCGCGTCGAGGTGGAGCGCAAGCGCACGGTGGATCTGCGCCGGTCTCCGGGCGAGCCCACCCTGGAGGAGTCCGAGGCGGAGGCTCTGTCCGAGACGGCGATCCGGGCTCCGGGGAAACACGCGCCTGCCGAGTCCCGGTCCTCCCGCCGCGCCGTGCTGGGAATCGTTGGCGTGGGGGTGCTGGTGGGGTTGTTGCTCGGGGGCGTGTGGGCCCTGCGCTCCGGGCCCGTTCCGCCTCCCGCCGCTCCGTCGGCCCCCGTGGCGGTCGAGGCGCGGCCGACCGAGCCCGCTCCCGCCCCACCCACTCCGGCCGAGTCCGCCCCCACCGAGCCCGCTTCCGCCGAGGCTCCGCCCGCGAAGCCCGCCCTGGTGCAGGTCACCTTGAAGGCGACGCCCGAGCAGGCCGCGCTGACGGTGGACGGCACGCCGTACGAGAAGTCCCCGGTGGTGGTGTCCGCCACGCCGGGGCAGGAGCTGGTCGTGCTGGCGCGGGCACCCCGCTACCAGGAACTCACCCGGAAGGTGACGGTGGGGCAGGGCCCCTCGCAGGAGGAGTCCCTGCGGCTGGAGCCCCTGCCCGAGCCGCGCAAGTCCGAGTCGCGCAAGCCCGAGCCGCGCGTGTCCTCGCAGGTGGATCGCACGCCCGCGCCGGTGGGCAAGGGCCTGGTGCGCTTCGTGGTGATGCCCCTGGGCTCCTGGGCCGAGGTGAAGTGTGGGGGGCGGAACCTGGGGACCGCGCCCGGAGTCGGGGATATCAGTCTCGAGGCCGGTGTGTATGAATGCCGGTTCTCGAACCCGGACCTGAAGGAAAGCCGCACCCAGCGGGTCGAGGTGAAGCCTGACCGGCACACCACCGTGGTCGTGAAGTTCTAG
- a CDS encoding serine/threonine-protein kinase, translating into MTDTLLYAPDGAVDATLISPGSSSGNTLGSASPASPPLTTSLRTTVLPHVEWRGEQPHVRPQERERFEELSALGQGGMGEVILLKDHDIERTVALKRLPEAAELGHVLRFVEEIRTVGQLDHPNIVPVHDVGVDAKGRYYFLMKHLQGETLEAIIEKLREGDAATHERFTHPVRMQIFLGVLNALAYAHRKGFIHRDLKPANIMVGPFGEVTVMDWGLARRLQARPHSGTNPASSDDTPQGPEETARRTRQGTIMGTPLYMSPEQARGQHDAVDVRSDTYSLCVLFHEFLFLRHYLHDRKSVAEVLDGVQNHTPSVFDHGTRSPHQLPVPSEFIWFIRKGLAKDPAERYQSVEEMIQELRGLMDGRIHVQCVRTFTKRGLHEALRKVESHPGFFLAMAGLVMTLVCAGLFHLVALLFG; encoded by the coding sequence ATGACGGACACGCTCCTGTACGCTCCAGATGGCGCCGTGGATGCCACGCTGATCTCACCGGGCTCGTCGTCTGGGAACACACTCGGGAGTGCATCGCCCGCCTCCCCCCCCCTCACCACCTCGCTGCGCACCACGGTGCTCCCCCATGTGGAATGGAGGGGAGAGCAACCCCACGTGCGGCCCCAGGAGCGCGAGCGCTTCGAGGAGCTCAGCGCGCTGGGCCAGGGCGGCATGGGCGAGGTGATCCTCCTCAAGGATCACGACATCGAGCGCACGGTGGCGCTCAAGCGCCTGCCGGAGGCGGCCGAGCTCGGCCACGTGCTGCGCTTCGTGGAGGAGATCCGCACCGTCGGCCAGCTCGATCATCCGAACATCGTTCCGGTGCACGACGTCGGCGTCGATGCGAAGGGCCGCTACTACTTCCTGATGAAGCACCTGCAGGGAGAGACGCTCGAGGCCATCATCGAGAAGCTGCGCGAGGGAGACGCCGCCACGCACGAGCGCTTCACCCATCCCGTCCGGATGCAGATCTTCCTCGGAGTGCTCAACGCCCTGGCCTACGCGCACCGCAAGGGCTTCATCCACCGTGACCTCAAGCCCGCCAACATCATGGTGGGACCCTTTGGCGAGGTCACCGTGATGGACTGGGGCCTGGCCCGGCGCCTCCAGGCTCGGCCTCACTCGGGGACGAACCCCGCCTCGTCCGATGACACCCCCCAGGGTCCGGAGGAGACCGCGCGGCGCACGCGGCAGGGCACCATCATGGGTACCCCGCTCTACATGTCGCCCGAGCAGGCCCGGGGCCAGCACGACGCCGTCGACGTCCGCAGCGACACCTACAGCCTGTGTGTGCTGTTTCACGAGTTCCTCTTCCTGCGCCACTACCTGCACGACCGGAAGTCGGTGGCCGAGGTGCTCGACGGCGTCCAGAACCACACGCCCTCCGTGTTCGATCACGGCACCCGCTCCCCCCACCAGCTCCCTGTCCCCTCGGAGTTCATCTGGTTCATCCGCAAGGGGCTCGCCAAGGACCCGGCCGAGCGCTACCAGTCCGTCGAGGAGATGATCCAGGAGTTGCGCGGGCTCATGGATGGACGCATCCACGTGCAGTGCGTGCGCACCTTCACCAAGCGAGGGCTGCATGAGGCCCTGCGCAAGGTGGAGAGCCACCCGGGCTTCTTCCTGGCCATGGCTGGACTGGTCATGACCCTGGTATGCGCGGGCCTGTTCCATCTCGTCGCCCTGTTGTTCGGCTGA
- a CDS encoding CDP-alcohol phosphatidyltransferase family protein, protein MPTESQHKREPRHFSMIRTFTPADFVTLGNAFAGAGAILAQMQYLATHQPSWLWLAFGLMPLAFLFDALDGRIARWRFKSSPLGADLDSLADVISFGMAPAALAFAMGLRGALDVLVLLYFVGCGISRLARFNATVSTLADATGKVKYFEGTPIPTSLALVMVLAFFFWQGRTGDALPFGVWNLAGYQLHPLVLLYFLSGSAMISKTLRIPKF, encoded by the coding sequence ATGCCGACGGAGTCGCAGCACAAACGAGAACCCCGCCACTTCTCGATGATCCGCACCTTCACCCCGGCGGACTTCGTCACCCTGGGCAACGCCTTCGCGGGCGCGGGCGCCATCCTGGCGCAGATGCAGTACCTGGCCACGCACCAGCCCTCCTGGCTGTGGCTGGCCTTCGGCCTGATGCCCCTGGCCTTCCTCTTCGATGCCCTGGACGGACGCATCGCGCGCTGGCGCTTCAAATCCTCCCCGCTGGGGGCGGACCTGGACTCGCTGGCGGACGTCATCTCCTTTGGCATGGCGCCCGCGGCGCTCGCCTTCGCCATGGGACTGCGCGGGGCGCTGGACGTGCTGGTGCTCCTCTACTTCGTGGGCTGCGGCATCAGCCGGCTGGCTCGCTTCAACGCCACCGTGAGCACCCTCGCGGACGCCACGGGCAAGGTGAAGTACTTCGAGGGCACCCCCATCCCCACCAGCCTGGCGCTGGTGATGGTGCTCGCCTTCTTCTTCTGGCAGGGCCGCACCGGCGACGCCCTCCCCTTCGGCGTCTGGAACCTGGCCGGCTACCAGCTCCACCCCCTGGTGCTGCTCTACTTCCTGAGCGGCAGCGCGATGATCAGCAAGACCCTGCGCATCCCCAAGTTCTGA
- a CDS encoding sensor histidine kinase — protein MNKAASGRRSETAQGRPRASTLTAQQALEMSHRLLQALSSAHLDFARGEKLQRLFDRLLGLLLELTQSESGFIAEVLHAPGEPASLRLHALVHHPWTQVAHPPQEGPLPFDLGREALSEPLSTLLASGEPLLLNEQQSEPSAEGLLPHLFPVRTMLALPCKSGDELVGVVVIANADDDYTPEHLERFQPFLDTCCSLLLGWRGEQRRYRDEALLRRQEEELQNNRDQLEALVNQRTESLLHTTVALEERQAQLLHAERMALLGQLVAGIAHEINNPLGYITSNLATLTQYLAVFTELIARYRELAEAAGPGLAPPQAELLSRIRAYQEQEDLDYLLGDVNDLLQDSREGANRVADIVRSLKAFVREDSGQQELVDVNRELATTLKVVWNQLKYRSEVRCDYHQPIPPILGRPAQLNQVFTHLLLNAVQALPEQGIIEVSTRHEGDEVLVRISDTGHGMAPEVLAKAFTPFFTTKAPGKGAGLGLSISADIVSRHLGRIEAQSQPGRGSTFTVRLPVARDT, from the coding sequence ATGAACAAAGCCGCGTCGGGTCGCCGATCGGAAACAGCCCAGGGTCGCCCCCGCGCGAGCACGCTCACCGCGCAGCAGGCGCTCGAGATGAGTCACCGTCTGCTCCAGGCCCTCAGCTCGGCGCACCTGGACTTCGCCCGGGGCGAGAAGCTCCAACGCCTGTTCGACAGACTGCTCGGGCTGCTGCTCGAGCTCACCCAGAGCGAGTCCGGCTTCATCGCCGAGGTGCTCCACGCGCCAGGAGAGCCCGCGTCGCTGCGGCTCCACGCCCTCGTGCACCATCCCTGGACCCAGGTGGCGCACCCGCCCCAGGAAGGGCCGCTCCCCTTCGACCTGGGCAGGGAGGCCCTCTCGGAGCCTCTCTCCACCCTGCTCGCCTCGGGCGAACCGTTGCTGCTCAACGAACAGCAGTCGGAGCCGAGCGCGGAGGGCCTGCTGCCCCACCTCTTCCCGGTGAGGACGATGCTGGCGCTGCCGTGCAAGTCGGGCGACGAGCTGGTGGGCGTGGTGGTCATCGCCAACGCCGACGACGACTACACCCCCGAGCACCTCGAGCGCTTCCAACCCTTCCTCGACACCTGTTGCAGTCTCCTGCTGGGGTGGCGCGGAGAACAACGCCGGTACCGCGACGAGGCGCTGCTGCGGCGTCAGGAGGAGGAGCTGCAGAACAATCGGGATCAGCTCGAGGCCCTGGTCAACCAGCGCACCGAGTCGCTGCTGCACACCACCGTGGCCCTGGAGGAGCGCCAGGCGCAGCTTCTGCACGCCGAGCGCATGGCCCTGCTCGGCCAGCTCGTGGCCGGCATCGCCCACGAAATCAACAACCCGCTGGGCTACATCACGAGCAACCTGGCCACGCTCACCCAGTACCTCGCGGTCTTCACCGAACTCATCGCCCGCTACCGGGAGCTCGCCGAGGCCGCGGGCCCTGGCCTGGCGCCACCGCAGGCGGAGCTGCTCTCGCGCATCCGCGCCTACCAGGAGCAGGAGGACCTGGACTACCTGCTGGGCGACGTGAACGATCTGCTCCAGGACTCGCGCGAGGGCGCCAACCGCGTGGCGGACATCGTGCGCAGCCTGAAGGCCTTCGTGCGCGAGGACTCCGGACAACAGGAACTGGTGGACGTGAACCGGGAGCTGGCCACCACGCTCAAGGTGGTGTGGAACCAGCTCAAGTACCGCAGCGAGGTGCGCTGCGACTACCACCAGCCCATCCCCCCCATCCTCGGCCGCCCCGCCCAGCTCAACCAGGTGTTCACCCACCTGCTGCTCAACGCCGTCCAGGCCCTGCCCGAGCAGGGCATCATCGAGGTCTCCACCCGGCACGAAGGGGACGAGGTGCTCGTGCGCATCTCCGACACGGGCCATGGGATGGCCCCCGAGGTGCTCGCCAAGGCCTTCACCCCCTTCTTCACCACCAAGGCCCCCGGCAAGGGCGCGGGGCTGGGCCTGTCCATCAGCGCGGACATCGTCTCGCGCCACCTGGGCCGCATCGAGGCGCAAAGTCAGCCCGGCCGCGGCAGCACCTTCACCGTCCGCCTGCCCGTCGCCCGAGACACCTGA
- a CDS encoding choice-of-anchor D domain-containing protein has translation MSKRWRLWVLAVLVVLTGCEDRDRPVSADGRLTATPGGVDLQRVAMFDGREVEVVLRNVGRARLNVDEAWVEGAAGAWQVTFTHEGPHALVPGSECVLRVRFNPQQEGPLPATLVVRSDALKDPVVRVPLQGVGVDAWARVTPRKLDFGRIELEATKTLALTVSNPTDLPVEVTPKLLGAQKDEFVAEPLVLGANEERELPITFAPTKAGLKQVALAVSPCKGCADVAVQVSAEGLDRAVVAEPAELDFGSIPVDQERVRPLRLHNLSTEPVSVTSLTLTSAEASFTHGPPTLPLVLGPGETRTWDFRYSPGHMGPAENLASFRVESRRNPTTDVPLRGFGGAAELCVSPLSRDFGRQPLGSKTAQIINVKNCGAANGGPLTIHGLELQPTDGSTGADNGLHLVPVSLPYRLRPGEEVNLKVFFEPTREGAAASRLVMRTDVYSGDTTTLNFRGVGEQHGPCRVSYTPVAVDFGTVQPGRGAVLGVKVDNPGADLCAVKNIRMRDNGGGVFSLPGGDLDGVVVYPGDSFSFMVAFAAPLTGGDFLGSVQIEQWDPANPLVLIPLKGHTQNTCLVVSPRYVDYGISRPDCSPAPREVNYINGCQAPLTVSDVRIGSGTTDGEFVLRNPPPTPFTLAPGEAFTVSVEYLAQVFGLNLSPLFVASADLPAPMLVPLVGESSKRLDKTDQFIQQDGAKVDVLFVVDNTASMVEEQPRLVASMPAFVEAALAKGVDLNIAVTTTGIDPGGTGTCRGGVQGAEAGRFFPVDGSQPRILNRQTPNLAEVLRSNVDVGQCAALEQGFEAVRRALSPPLVTSADDVRTPEPNDGNRGFLRDEAALVVVFVGDEDDHSPDSVDTYVRFLQARKGENQPQRMTLYAIAPTAEGCPTSGGGGTRYAEAAARTGGEVLSICSADYSPLMRSVANKAFSPQDRFPLSEQPDPGSIAVSVNGTRVAEGWSYDGATNSVVFTVAPGAGAKVEIYYRRACE, from the coding sequence ATGAGCAAGCGCTGGAGGCTGTGGGTCCTCGCGGTGCTGGTGGTTCTGACGGGCTGTGAGGACAGGGATCGCCCCGTCAGCGCCGATGGACGATTGACGGCGACACCAGGGGGAGTGGATTTGCAGCGGGTCGCGATGTTCGACGGGCGCGAGGTGGAAGTGGTCCTGCGCAACGTCGGACGGGCCCGCCTCAATGTGGATGAGGCCTGGGTGGAGGGGGCCGCGGGTGCCTGGCAGGTGACGTTCACCCATGAGGGGCCGCATGCGCTGGTGCCGGGCAGCGAGTGTGTGTTGCGCGTGCGCTTCAATCCTCAACAGGAGGGGCCGTTGCCCGCCACGCTCGTGGTGCGCTCGGACGCGCTGAAGGATCCCGTGGTGCGCGTGCCCCTGCAGGGCGTGGGCGTGGATGCCTGGGCGCGGGTGACGCCGCGCAAGCTGGACTTCGGCCGCATCGAGCTGGAGGCGACCAAGACGCTCGCGCTCACCGTCTCCAATCCGACGGATCTCCCGGTGGAGGTGACGCCGAAGCTGTTGGGGGCGCAGAAGGACGAGTTCGTCGCGGAGCCGCTCGTGCTCGGGGCGAACGAGGAGCGCGAGCTGCCCATCACCTTCGCTCCGACGAAGGCGGGCCTCAAGCAGGTGGCGCTCGCGGTGTCCCCCTGCAAGGGCTGCGCGGACGTGGCGGTGCAGGTGTCCGCCGAGGGGTTGGATCGCGCGGTGGTGGCCGAGCCGGCCGAGCTCGACTTCGGCTCCATTCCGGTGGATCAGGAGCGCGTGCGGCCCCTGCGCCTGCACAACCTCAGCACCGAGCCCGTGTCGGTCACCTCGCTCACGCTGACGAGCGCGGAAGCCTCCTTCACCCATGGGCCGCCGACGCTGCCCCTGGTGCTCGGGCCCGGGGAGACGCGCACGTGGGACTTCCGCTACAGCCCCGGACACATGGGCCCGGCCGAGAACCTGGCCTCGTTCCGCGTGGAGAGCCGGCGCAATCCGACCACGGACGTGCCGCTGCGCGGCTTTGGCGGCGCGGCGGAGCTGTGTGTGTCACCGCTCAGCCGGGACTTCGGGCGCCAGCCGCTCGGCTCGAAGACGGCGCAGATCATCAACGTGAAGAACTGCGGCGCCGCCAATGGCGGGCCCCTCACGATTCATGGCCTCGAGCTCCAGCCGACGGACGGTTCCACGGGCGCGGACAATGGCCTGCACCTGGTGCCCGTCTCGCTGCCCTACCGGCTGCGGCCCGGCGAGGAGGTGAACCTCAAGGTCTTCTTCGAGCCCACGCGCGAGGGCGCCGCGGCGAGCCGGCTGGTGATGCGCACGGATGTGTACTCGGGCGACACCACGACCCTGAACTTCCGGGGCGTGGGCGAGCAGCACGGGCCCTGCCGCGTCTCCTATACCCCGGTGGCCGTGGACTTCGGCACGGTGCAGCCCGGACGGGGCGCCGTGCTGGGCGTGAAGGTGGACAACCCGGGAGCAGACCTGTGCGCGGTGAAGAACATCCGCATGCGCGACAACGGCGGCGGGGTGTTCAGCCTGCCCGGTGGCGACCTGGATGGCGTCGTCGTGTACCCGGGTGACTCGTTCAGCTTCATGGTCGCCTTCGCCGCGCCCCTGACGGGCGGGGACTTCCTGGGCTCGGTGCAGATCGAGCAGTGGGATCCGGCCAACCCCCTGGTGCTCATCCCTCTGAAGGGCCACACGCAGAACACGTGCCTGGTGGTGTCGCCGCGCTACGTGGACTACGGCATCTCGCGCCCGGACTGCTCGCCCGCGCCGCGCGAGGTGAACTACATCAATGGGTGCCAGGCGCCGCTGACGGTGTCGGACGTGCGCATCGGCTCGGGCACCACGGATGGCGAGTTCGTGCTGCGCAACCCTCCTCCCACGCCCTTCACGCTCGCGCCGGGTGAGGCGTTCACGGTGTCGGTGGAGTACCTCGCCCAGGTGTTCGGGCTGAACCTGTCGCCCTTGTTCGTGGCGTCCGCGGATCTGCCCGCGCCCATGCTGGTGCCGCTGGTGGGCGAGTCCTCCAAGCGCCTGGACAAGACGGACCAGTTCATCCAGCAGGACGGCGCCAAGGTGGATGTGCTCTTCGTGGTGGACAACACCGCGTCCATGGTGGAGGAGCAGCCGCGCCTGGTGGCCTCCATGCCCGCCTTCGTCGAGGCGGCACTGGCCAAGGGCGTGGACCTGAACATCGCGGTCACCACCACGGGCATCGATCCGGGTGGCACCGGCACCTGCCGGGGCGGTGTCCAGGGGGCGGAGGCGGGCCGCTTCTTCCCGGTGGATGGCAGCCAGCCGCGCATCCTGAACCGCCAGACGCCGAACCTGGCGGAGGTGCTGAGGAGCAACGTGGACGTGGGCCAGTGCGCCGCGCTGGAGCAGGGCTTCGAGGCGGTGCGGCGGGCGCTGTCGCCTCCGCTGGTGACGAGCGCGGACGACGTGCGCACCCCAGAGCCCAACGATGGCAACCGGGGCTTCCTGCGCGACGAGGCGGCGCTGGTGGTCGTCTTCGTGGGCGACGAGGATGACCACTCGCCGGACAGCGTGGACACCTACGTGCGCTTCCTGCAGGCGCGCAAGGGCGAGAACCAGCCGCAGCGCATGACGCTCTACGCGATCGCGCCCACGGCCGAGGGCTGCCCGACGTCGGGCGGTGGTGGCACGCGCTACGCCGAGGCGGCGGCCCGCACGGGGGGCGAGGTGCTCTCCATCTGCTCGGCCGACTACTCGCCGCTGATGCGCTCGGTGGCCAACAAGGCGTTCTCTCCGCAGGACCGCTTCCCGCTCAGCGAGCAGCCGGACCCGGGCAGCATCGCCGTGTCGGTGAACGGCACGCGCGTCGCCGAGGGGTGGTCCTACGACGGAGCCACCAACAGTGTCGTGTTCACCGTGGCGCCCGGGGCGGGCGCGAAGGTGGAGATCTATTACCGCCGGGCGTGCGAGTAG
- a CDS encoding serine/threonine-protein kinase: MTLEAGTPIGKYVVKSKLAEGGMAEIYLATARGPEGFEKEVVIKRVRSFLSDDEGFVRMFIQEARLASRLNHANVVQIFDFDKHEDTYYLAMEYVRGTSLWNLRKRCREKGIRIPPVLVAYIGSQVAAGLHYAHRTRSPEGETLGLVHRDVTPHNVLLSFDGAVKLTDFGIAKAGNKLTQPGVLKGKFAYMAPEQARGDEVDARTDVFALGVVLWEMLTGGRLFDGESDVAVLRAVQESVIVPPARLNPDVPEVLNEVVCTALEREPAARYQSAGELERALAQCVLRSATSVDDTDVGTFVRRLFDVPLTQFMLSPAVLQDRSQRHRSGSTAVAPGQPAPERPGSPSASSASMVAPEPQAGNAPTAPRETTAVMPGSTPSGSQRLAPGNEPEASLVSAPTLVLTRDAPGGQEAKAVATSPRAQPTPAAPLPAVRDSRSLPPVGAPSSEGSSVKALEPAPAVAQAGEVARPLPSSSRGRTAGWMGLGVGVLVLLGGGLVWRSSTAPSAPEAPASAPVPASNKEVAEPSSRSGAETPPAPPPAQDAVVVAPPTTGAPAVPAGAPEPSAPVQPSEAVPPAAPAVKAKGTLVVQAIPYADVYLDGKLVRREVQGTWSTSLAPGTYLLKFVHPAHSDSSKVTITSNARTTKSFRLPGR; encoded by the coding sequence GTGACCCTCGAAGCAGGCACTCCCATTGGCAAGTACGTCGTCAAGAGCAAGCTCGCCGAGGGAGGCATGGCGGAGATCTATCTGGCCACCGCCCGGGGGCCAGAGGGGTTCGAGAAGGAAGTCGTCATCAAGCGCGTGCGCTCGTTCCTGTCGGACGACGAGGGCTTCGTGCGGATGTTCATCCAGGAGGCGCGGCTGGCCTCGCGGCTCAACCACGCCAACGTGGTGCAGATCTTCGACTTCGACAAGCACGAGGACACGTACTACCTGGCGATGGAGTACGTGCGTGGCACCTCGCTGTGGAACCTGCGCAAGCGCTGCCGGGAGAAGGGCATCCGCATCCCCCCCGTGCTGGTGGCGTACATCGGCTCCCAGGTGGCGGCCGGTCTGCACTACGCGCACCGCACGCGCTCCCCCGAGGGCGAGACGCTGGGACTGGTGCACCGCGACGTCACGCCGCACAACGTGCTGCTGTCCTTCGATGGGGCGGTGAAGCTCACGGACTTCGGCATCGCCAAGGCGGGCAACAAGCTCACCCAGCCGGGCGTGCTCAAGGGGAAGTTCGCGTACATGGCCCCGGAGCAGGCGCGCGGGGACGAGGTGGACGCGCGCACGGACGTGTTCGCGCTCGGCGTGGTGCTCTGGGAGATGCTCACCGGAGGCCGCTTGTTCGACGGCGAGTCGGACGTGGCCGTGCTCCGGGCGGTGCAGGAGAGCGTCATCGTGCCGCCGGCCCGGCTCAATCCGGACGTGCCGGAGGTGCTCAACGAGGTGGTGTGCACCGCCCTGGAGCGGGAGCCGGCGGCGCGCTACCAGTCGGCCGGAGAGCTGGAGCGCGCCCTGGCCCAGTGCGTGCTGCGCAGCGCCACCAGCGTGGACGACACGGACGTGGGCACCTTCGTGCGGCGGCTCTTCGACGTGCCGCTCACCCAGTTCATGCTGTCGCCGGCCGTGCTGCAGGACCGCTCCCAGCGCCACCGCTCCGGCAGCACCGCCGTGGCACCGGGACAGCCCGCGCCCGAGCGCCCCGGGTCACCGTCCGCTTCCTCCGCTTCCATGGTGGCGCCCGAGCCCCAGGCCGGGAACGCGCCCACCGCCCCGCGTGAAACCACCGCCGTGATGCCGGGAAGCACTCCGTCCGGCTCCCAGCGGCTCGCTCCGGGGAACGAGCCCGAGGCGTCCCTGGTGTCCGCGCCCACCCTCGTCCTCACCCGTGACGCGCCGGGCGGGCAGGAGGCGAAGGCCGTTGCCACTTCCCCGCGGGCGCAGCCGACCCCGGCGGCCCCGCTTCCCGCGGTGAGGGACTCGCGCTCCCTTCCGCCAGTGGGCGCGCCCTCTTCAGAGGGGTCGTCGGTGAAGGCCCTGGAGCCGGCTCCGGCCGTGGCCCAGGCCGGCGAGGTGGCGCGTCCGCTCCCGAGCTCGAGCCGCGGACGCACGGCCGGATGGATGGGTCTGGGTGTAGGCGTCCTCGTGCTCCTGGGTGGAGGGCTGGTGTGGAGGTCGTCCACCGCGCCGTCCGCGCCGGAGGCTCCCGCGTCCGCGCCTGTTCCTGCCTCTAATAAGGAGGTGGCCGAGCCCTCCTCCCGGTCTGGAGCCGAGACGCCCCCGGCCCCTCCTCCGGCCCAGGACGCCGTGGTGGTTGCTCCACCGACCACGGGCGCGCCGGCCGTCCCAGCGGGAGCACCGGAGCCGTCCGCGCCGGTCCAGCCCTCCGAGGCAGTCCCACCGGCCGCGCCCGCCGTGAAGGCCAAGGGGACCCTCGTCGTCCAGGCCATCCCGTATGCCGACGTCTACCTGGATGGCAAGCTCGTCAGGCGCGAGGTCCAGGGGACCTGGAGCACGTCACTCGCTCCGGGCACCTACCTCTTGAAGTTCGTCCACCCCGCTCACTCCGACTCCTCCAAGGTCACCATCACCTCCAACGCCCGGACGACGAAGAGCTTCCGCCTGCCCGGGCGCTGA